A window of Cellulomonas fimi contains these coding sequences:
- a CDS encoding helix-turn-helix transcriptional regulator encodes MPDASPTARALLTLELIQSSPGITAEQLADKLGVSERAARRYVGVLREAELPIESLRGRYGGYRLGRGVRLPPVTFSAAEALALVMAALDGHHEAGDPTGPVGAALGKLVRALPVGVAAQAEVVRRTTAPAPDRSAARPDPTTTAVLVQGCAEHRRVRLTYRSGSGTQWDADVEPWSVVVRHSRWYLLCRTARDEVRAYRVDRVLAATVLDDTFEPPADLDPVALLEENLATGWEYATEVEIAAPLDDVARWVSPALGRLTAVDERTTRLVGSTSNPWWYAEQLVRTPAPYRVVGCPELRETTRALGRRLLDAAG; translated from the coding sequence ATGCCCGACGCCAGCCCGACGGCACGCGCGCTGCTCACCCTGGAGCTCATCCAGAGCAGCCCGGGGATCACGGCCGAGCAGCTCGCGGACAAGCTGGGCGTGTCCGAACGGGCCGCCCGCCGGTACGTCGGCGTCCTCCGCGAGGCGGAGCTGCCCATCGAGTCGCTGCGCGGGCGGTACGGCGGGTACCGGCTCGGGCGGGGTGTGCGGCTGCCGCCGGTGACGTTCAGCGCGGCCGAGGCCCTCGCGCTCGTCATGGCGGCGCTCGACGGCCACCACGAGGCGGGCGACCCGACGGGCCCGGTCGGCGCCGCGCTCGGCAAGCTCGTGCGGGCGCTGCCGGTTGGCGTCGCCGCGCAGGCGGAGGTCGTACGTCGGACCACCGCGCCCGCCCCCGACCGGTCCGCCGCACGACCCGACCCGACCACGACCGCGGTCCTCGTCCAGGGCTGCGCCGAGCACCGGCGCGTGCGTCTCACCTACCGGTCGGGCTCGGGGACGCAGTGGGACGCCGACGTCGAGCCGTGGTCCGTCGTGGTGCGGCACAGCCGCTGGTACCTGCTGTGCCGGACGGCACGCGACGAGGTGCGCGCGTACCGCGTCGACCGGGTGCTGGCCGCGACCGTGCTCGACGACACGTTCGAGCCGCCCGCCGACCTCGACCCTGTCGCGCTGCTGGAGGAGAACCTCGCGACCGGGTGGGAGTACGCGACGGAGGTCGAGATCGCGGCACCGCTCGACGACGTCGCACGGTGGGTCTCCCCCGCGCTCGGTCGGCTCACCGCCGTCGACGAGCGGACGACGCGCCTGGTCGGGAGCACGAGCAACCCGTGGTGGTACGCCGAGCAGCTCGTGCGCACGCCCGCCCCGTACCGGGTGGTCGGCTGCCCGGAGCTGCGCGAGACGACCCGCGCCCTCGGCCGGCGGCTGCTCGACGCGGCCGGCTGA